Within Massilia litorea, the genomic segment TCACGACCGGTGCGCCCTCGGGGCCTTCCAGCGTGTAGGCGAGCTGTCGCGCGCCAGGATCCAGTAGCCGCATCGGTCGCTCCCTTCAGGCCTCGAAGTGCGCGCGCTCGATCTGGTCGGCTGGAAGGCCGTCGCGCGCCGCCTGCAGGTCGAAATCGAAGTCGATCGCATAGTAGGGCGCGTCGACTTCCCTGGCGCGCAGCGCGGCGGCGTCGTCCACCTTGCGCATCGCCGGCACCAGGCCCTCGCGGGTGGCGAAGGCAAAGTCGTCCCACAGGTAGGGATCGCCATCGATGTTGATCTGCGTGGTCAGCTTGCGGTGGCCAGGTGCCGTCACGAAGAAATGGATGTGCGCGGGGCGGGTGCCGTGACGGCCCAGCAGCGTCAGCAGCTTTTCGGTCGAGCCGCCTGGCGGCACGCTGTAGCCGACGGGCACCTTGCTGCGGAAGCGGTAGCGGCCGTCGGCATCCGTGCGGATCGAGCGGCGCAGGTTGTACGGGCTCTGGGTGGGATCGAAGAACGAATAGCCGCCCAGGTGGTTCGCGTGCCACACTTCCACCAATGCGCCCGCCACGGGGCTGCCGTCGGCGCCGCGGACCTGGCCTTGCATGAACAGCACCTCGCCCGGCTGCTCGTCCTGGTCCAGTCGTGCGCTGCCCACCGATTCGGGGGCGCCGGCGACGTACAGCGGCCCTTCGATCGTGCGCGGCGTCCCGCCGGAGAGGCCGGCGCGCTCTTCCGCCTCGTCCATGCGCAGGTCGAGGAAGTGCTCGAAGCCCAGTCCGGCCGCGATCAATCCCCATTCGCCGTTGCGGCCGGCTTCGGTCAGGTAGCCGACCGCGCTCCAGAATTCGTCGGGCTGGACGTCCATCTCCTCGATCGTTGCGAACAGGTCGCGCACGATGCGGTTGACGACGGCCTGCACGCGCGGGTTGCCGCTGGCCGTTTCCGTGCTTTCGATCTTGTCCAGCAGTGCTGCGATGGCTTGCTTGTTCATGTCTGTCTCCTTGCTTGTTATGGGTGGTTCAGCGGTCGTCGTCATGGATCGACGAAGGATGGCGGCACAGGGCTTCCACCTCCACGTCCATATAGGGAAAAAGGGGGAGCGCGGTCAGCAGGGCGTGCAGCTCGTCCGCGCCGGACACGTCGAAGATGCTGACGTTCGCGTAGCGGCCAGCCACGCGCCACAGGTGGCGCCATTTGCCGCTGCGCTGCAGCTGCTGCGCGACGGCGCGTTCGGTGGCCTTCAGTTCGTCCGCATGCGCCTGCGGCATGTCGT encodes:
- the catC gene encoding muconolactone Delta-isomerase is translated as MLFKVSMTVRLPHDMPQAHADELKATERAVAQQLQRSGKWRHLWRVAGRYANVSIFDVSGADELHALLTALPLFPYMDVEVEALCRHPSSIHDDDR
- the catA gene encoding catechol 1,2-dioxygenase, coding for MNKQAIAALLDKIESTETASGNPRVQAVVNRIVRDLFATIEEMDVQPDEFWSAVGYLTEAGRNGEWGLIAAGLGFEHFLDLRMDEAEERAGLSGGTPRTIEGPLYVAGAPESVGSARLDQDEQPGEVLFMQGQVRGADGSPVAGALVEVWHANHLGGYSFFDPTQSPYNLRRSIRTDADGRYRFRSKVPVGYSVPPGGSTEKLLTLLGRHGTRPAHIHFFVTAPGHRKLTTQINIDGDPYLWDDFAFATREGLVPAMRKVDDAAALRAREVDAPYYAIDFDFDLQAARDGLPADQIERAHFEA